The Chitinophaga sp. H8 genome contains a region encoding:
- a CDS encoding SDR family NAD(P)-dependent oxidoreductase — protein sequence MRLKDKVAIITGAAQSIGRAVALRFAAEGAKVVVNHLAHPALAAEVVNLITAQGGTAIAIAADVSDEAAVADMVAQTLQYFGTIDILVNNAAIDPRQAWHEISVVDWDRVMSNNVRSQFVCARAVYPHMKQQQYGKIINVSSVTFWSGTGNYVHYVASKGAIIGFTRALAREVGPDNITVNCITPGAVLTETELEKVGSAAAQERATAMLLKVQAIPRRQLTDDVVGVFVFLASADSDFVTGQTLNADGGWMMH from the coding sequence ATGCGACTGAAAGATAAAGTAGCTATTATAACCGGCGCAGCGCAGTCCATCGGCAGAGCGGTGGCACTGCGCTTTGCCGCTGAAGGGGCAAAGGTGGTGGTGAACCATCTTGCACATCCTGCACTTGCCGCAGAAGTGGTAAACCTGATAACAGCACAAGGCGGGACGGCTATCGCTATTGCCGCCGATGTATCAGATGAAGCCGCTGTAGCTGACATGGTTGCACAAACGTTGCAGTACTTCGGTACAATAGATATTCTGGTGAACAACGCCGCCATTGATCCCCGGCAGGCATGGCATGAAATATCTGTTGTTGATTGGGATAGGGTAATGAGCAACAATGTAAGGTCGCAATTTGTATGTGCCAGGGCTGTTTATCCACATATGAAACAGCAGCAGTACGGGAAGATCATTAATGTATCGTCTGTTACCTTTTGGAGTGGAACAGGCAACTACGTACACTATGTGGCATCCAAAGGTGCTATTATTGGCTTTACACGTGCATTGGCACGTGAAGTAGGCCCTGATAATATTACGGTGAACTGTATTACCCCAGGTGCAGTGTTGACAGAAACCGAGCTGGAAAAGGTAGGTTCTGCAGCAGCGCAGGAACGGGCCACAGCTATGTTGCTGAAGGTACAGGCTATCCCCCGGCGGCAGCTCACGGATGATGTGGTGGGAGTATTTGTATTTCTGGCTTCAGCCGACAGTGATTTTGTTACCGGCCAGACTTTAAATGCAGACGGTGGCTGGATGATGCATTAA
- a CDS encoding sugar porter family MFS transporter — protein sequence MVNTVRQDDSRQGPPVPRTGRFYIYAIVLVASIGGFLFGFDLVVIAGALPFLVEDFHLSAAMQGFAVSSAILGAVSGPLCGMWFTERLGRRKTMMLAAFFFMISTIGTAAAAGIWDFAVWRFLGGVGIGLAMMSSPIYIAELSPPHLRGVLVNVNQLSNVIGINLAVITSYFFSFEGWGWRWMFAAQAVPVALLIAGLLLIPESPRWLAARNRVDEALKVLTRINGKEQSEQELKEIEKELQQETGVFSELFQPGIRTALFIGVVIMIFSQVNGVNMMLLYAPSILAEAGIRVGSNAILSSIPIYLLILLTTILAFGLIKRFSRRGLLITSVLLMALGHVIMAINLQLHWPPMFTLVPMLIGTGSFTLGLAPLSWIIVSEIFPNRIRSKALAVVCFFLYAASFVTAQVFPMLTNWFAATFNSAAGVYWIFATICVACAVFSWKMVPETKGLSLEKISEFWRDHHQHKTGQASLE from the coding sequence ATGGTCAATACAGTACGGCAGGATGATAGCAGGCAGGGTCCACCGGTGCCGCGTACGGGCAGGTTTTATATTTATGCAATTGTGCTGGTGGCTTCTATCGGCGGCTTCCTGTTTGGATTTGATCTGGTGGTGATTGCAGGCGCATTGCCATTTCTGGTGGAAGATTTTCACTTGTCGGCCGCCATGCAGGGGTTTGCCGTAAGTAGCGCTATACTGGGCGCTGTATCCGGCCCGCTTTGCGGCATGTGGTTTACCGAACGGCTGGGCCGGAGAAAAACCATGATGCTTGCCGCATTTTTCTTTATGATCTCTACAATAGGCACCGCTGCTGCAGCTGGTATATGGGACTTTGCCGTATGGCGCTTCCTGGGTGGTGTTGGTATTGGTTTGGCGATGATGTCATCACCGATTTATATTGCAGAGCTTTCCCCTCCGCATCTGCGGGGTGTGCTGGTAAATGTGAATCAGCTATCCAACGTGATCGGAATTAATCTGGCCGTGATCACCAGTTATTTCTTCTCATTTGAAGGATGGGGATGGAGATGGATGTTTGCCGCGCAGGCTGTTCCTGTGGCGTTACTGATAGCCGGGCTATTACTGATCCCTGAAAGCCCGCGCTGGCTGGCTGCCCGCAATCGGGTGGACGAAGCCCTGAAAGTACTTACCCGTATCAACGGCAAGGAACAAAGTGAACAGGAACTGAAGGAAATTGAGAAAGAGCTGCAACAGGAAACCGGTGTATTCTCGGAATTATTCCAGCCCGGTATCAGAACAGCCCTGTTTATCGGCGTCGTGATTATGATTTTTTCACAGGTGAACGGTGTGAACATGATGCTGTTGTATGCCCCCAGTATACTGGCTGAGGCGGGCATCCGCGTAGGGTCCAATGCCATACTCAGCTCTATTCCTATTTATCTGCTGATACTCCTGACTACCATTCTTGCATTTGGGTTGATCAAACGTTTCAGCCGTCGTGGACTGCTGATCACCAGCGTATTGCTGATGGCGCTGGGGCATGTGATTATGGCGATCAACCTACAACTGCACTGGCCGCCGATGTTTACCCTGGTGCCCATGTTGATTGGTACGGGTTCCTTTACCCTGGGGCTGGCCCCGCTTAGCTGGATCATTGTATCGGAGATATTTCCCAATCGCATCCGTAGCAAAGCGCTGGCGGTGGTATGCTTTTTTCTTTATGCCGCTTCGTTTGTTACCGCACAGGTATTCCCGATGCTGACAAACTGGTTTGCCGCCACATTCAACAGTGCCGCCGGGGTTTACTGGATCTTTGCCACCATATGTGTGGCTTGTGCCGTGTTTTCCTGGAAGATGGTTCCCGAAACAAAAGGTTTGAGCCTGGAGAAGATCAGCGAATTCTGGCGGGATCATCATCAGCATAAAACAGGCCAGGCCTCATTGGAATAA
- a CDS encoding AraC family transcriptional regulator: MRLLQTEITPYINNSLFLDFRDQPYLSSLNNAQASFHKHPELQLTFILEGFGKRIIGNEVAQFEPGDMVFIGSNVPHIWLSDPVFYEEGSSLRSKVITVYINPKIFQQMFDFVNEFDGIRDMIQQASKGINIYGETRNIIAEKLITLSSKKGFEKAMDLLQIMNIISVSSEKNLIISKDIEEPVTHSDRLLEVINFIKDNLHEQITLEQVAEVACMTVPSFCRFFKNKVKKTFLQYLVEQRMAHACKLLIEVDKPISDIASMCGYNSNSHFCKVFREHIGQSPYQYKCSIAKSAELC; the protein is encoded by the coding sequence ATGAGGCTGCTACAAACCGAAATCACTCCGTATATCAACAATTCTTTGTTCCTGGATTTCAGGGATCAACCTTATCTGTCGTCCCTTAATAATGCACAGGCATCATTCCATAAGCACCCGGAGCTGCAGCTCACCTTTATACTGGAAGGCTTTGGCAAAAGGATCATTGGGAATGAAGTAGCCCAGTTTGAGCCGGGCGACATGGTGTTTATCGGTTCCAATGTGCCACACATCTGGCTGAGTGATCCTGTATTTTATGAAGAAGGGTCCAGTCTGCGGTCAAAGGTGATTACCGTGTACATCAATCCAAAAATATTCCAGCAGATGTTCGACTTTGTGAACGAATTTGACGGGATCAGGGATATGATACAACAGGCCTCTAAAGGCATCAATATTTATGGAGAAACCAGGAATATCATCGCCGAAAAACTCATTACACTTTCTTCCAAAAAAGGGTTTGAAAAAGCGATGGACCTGTTGCAAATCATGAACATCATTTCTGTTTCATCAGAAAAGAACCTGATCATCAGCAAAGACATAGAAGAGCCGGTAACACATTCTGACCGGTTATTGGAGGTGATTAACTTTATTAAGGATAATCTTCATGAGCAGATTACGCTGGAACAGGTAGCGGAAGTAGCCTGTATGACTGTGCCTTCCTTTTGCCGTTTTTTCAAAAACAAGGTAAAGAAAACATTCCTGCAATACCTGGTGGAGCAACGTATGGCACATGCCTGTAAATTATTGATAGAAGTGGATAAGCCGATTTCCGATATTGCCAGCATGTGTGGATACAATTCAAATTCACACTTTTGCAAGGTATTCAGGGAGCACATCGGCCAAAGTCCCTACCAGTATAAATGCAGCATTGCCAAAAGTGCTGAACTCTGCTAG